A window of Lepidochelys kempii isolate rLepKem1 chromosome 1, rLepKem1.hap2, whole genome shotgun sequence contains these coding sequences:
- the GOLT1B gene encoding vesicle transport protein GOT1B has protein sequence MISLTDTQKIGMGLTGFGVFFLFFGMILFFDKALLAIGNVLFVAGLAFVIGLERTFRFFFQKHKMKATGFFLGGVLIVLIGWPLIGMILEIYGFFLLFRGFFPVVVGFIRRVPVLGYLLNLPGISSLVDKAGESNNMV, from the exons AGATTGGAATGGGATTAACGGGCTTTGgtgtgtttttccttttctttggaaTGATTCTCTTTTTTGACAAAGCACTTTTGGCTATTGGAAAT GTTTTATTTGTGGCTGGCTTGGCTTTTGTTATTGGTTTAGAAAGAACATTTAGATTCTTCTTCCAAAAACATAAAATGAAAGCAACAGGCTTTTTCCTGGGTGGCGTGCTTATAGTTCTCATTGGTTGGCCCTTGATAGGAATGATCCTTGAAATTTATGGATTTTTCCTTTTATTCAG GGGTTTCTTTCCTGTGGTGGTTGGTTTTATTAGAAGAGTGCCAGTCCTTGGATATCTCTTGAATTTACCTGGTATAAGCTCG CTTGTAGATAAAGCTGGAGAAAGCAACAACATGGTATAA